In Pleurocapsa sp. PCC 7319, the following are encoded in one genomic region:
- a CDS encoding RNA polymerase sigma-70 factor has translation MITSSKKAPIDQLEDFDQYRSLLFAIAYRMLGSVMDAEDMVQETFLRWQQTSQQSVKSTKSYLTTIVTRLCIDQLRSARVQREQYVGSWLPEPIVTESSTDPSKMAELADSLTIAFLVLLEQLSPLERAVFLLREAFGYDYKEISQIVKKKPTNCRQIARRARQHLTKRRSRFSVSLQQQERLTRKFIAASQRGDLQGLLDLLAEDITFWSDGGGKVVACLKPLHGAAKVAGFLRAIYRRSQKLGLKYELELVRVNGQPGIVYTLGSKLENVVAIDIVDNRIQSLYFMRNPNKLKQSFSKKVAEMALDNLHGSSRSQLAYNFS, from the coding sequence ATGATTACCAGCTCCAAAAAAGCCCCCATAGATCAGCTTGAAGACTTCGATCAATATCGTTCGTTGCTATTTGCGATCGCCTATCGTATGCTGGGCAGTGTCATGGATGCCGAAGACATGGTGCAGGAAACTTTTCTGCGGTGGCAGCAAACGTCCCAACAAAGCGTCAAGTCTACCAAATCCTACCTCACGACAATCGTTACTCGCTTGTGCATTGACCAACTACGCTCAGCCCGGGTTCAAAGGGAACAGTATGTTGGGTCTTGGTTGCCCGAACCGATTGTTACAGAATCTTCTACTGACCCGAGCAAAATGGCTGAGTTGGCAGATTCTTTGACTATAGCGTTCCTAGTCTTACTAGAGCAATTGTCGCCATTAGAACGAGCTGTCTTTTTGCTACGAGAAGCCTTTGGTTATGATTACAAGGAAATTAGCCAAATCGTTAAAAAAAAACCTACCAACTGTAGACAGATTGCCCGACGGGCACGTCAGCATTTAACCAAAAGGCGATCGCGCTTTTCAGTTTCTCTTCAACAGCAAGAACGACTCACCCGCAAATTTATAGCAGCTTCTCAGCGAGGAGATTTGCAAGGATTGCTTGACTTACTAGCTGAAGATATTACCTTCTGGTCTGATGGAGGTGGTAAAGTCGTAGCTTGCCTCAAGCCTCTGCACGGTGCAGCTAAGGTAGCTGGTTTCTTGAGGGCAATTTATCGTCGTAGTCAGAAGCTTGGTTTAAAGTATGAGCTTGAGTTGGTTCGGGTGAACGGTCAACCAGGCATTGTTTACACTCTTGGCAGCAAGCTCGAAAACGTGGTAGCAATTGACATTGTGGATAATCGAATCCAGTCTCTCTATTTTATGAGAAACCCGAACAAGTTAAAACAGAGCTTTTCCAAAAAGGTGGCAGAAATGGCGCTCGACAACTTACACGGCTCAAGTCGGTCGCAGTTAGCCTATAATTTTTCTTAA
- a CDS encoding carboxymuconolactone decarboxylase family protein produces MKTRLKIDKVEPAAYHAMMEVENYVRASGLDKTLLELVKTRASQINGCAFCIDMHTKDARHAGETEQRLYALSAWSETPFFTSQERAALTLTEAVTQIGKHGVPDAVYEEVSRYFTPEQIVKLLMAIVAINAWNRLSIATQIVPGSYQVQATA; encoded by the coding sequence ATGAAGACAAGACTTAAAATTGACAAAGTTGAACCTGCTGCCTACCATGCCATGATGGAGGTTGAGAACTATGTTCGTGCCAGTGGATTAGATAAAACCCTACTCGAACTTGTTAAAACCAGAGCATCTCAAATCAATGGCTGTGCTTTCTGCATTGATATGCACACCAAGGATGCCAGACACGCGGGAGAAACGGAACAGCGGCTCTATGCCCTCAGTGCTTGGTCAGAAACGCCCTTTTTTACTTCCCAAGAGCGTGCTGCATTAACCTTGACCGAAGCCGTAACGCAAATTGGCAAACACGGCGTACCTGATGCAGTATACGAAGAAGTGAGTCGCTACTTTACACCCGAGCAAATCGTAAAACTACTAATGGCGATCGTGGCAATCAACGCTTGGAACCGCCTTAGTATTGCCACCCAGATCGTACCTGGAAGTTATCAAGTACAAGCAACAGCATAA
- a CDS encoding calcium-binding protein, giving the protein MIVGINELQPEAIQTIRGIITEVDDDDFTLSDTSGSIEVDFDDDDLNDVDDIDDLDDINDVAIDNFLSEINGEEVIVVGEFDDDDDVDDLDFDALRITRNTGSVVLRELLLEDDLELGADNNNFVQNTPDAVIVNGGVGNDSLTGSSGNDFLIAGPGNDQLTGGPGFDTFIVGDGADIVTDFETVDVLDLSSSFNDIGQVLGTDGAATQVGQNTVIDLGNDNSVTLLGFAAEDLTAANFALI; this is encoded by the coding sequence ATGATTGTAGGAATCAATGAATTACAACCAGAAGCAATACAAACTATTAGAGGAATTATCACTGAAGTTGACGATGATGATTTTACTCTCAGCGATACTAGCGGAAGTATTGAGGTTGATTTTGATGATGATGATTTAAATGATGTAGATGATATTGATGATTTAGATGACATTAATGATGTAGCCATTGATAATTTTTTGAGTGAAATAAATGGAGAAGAAGTAATTGTTGTTGGCGAATTTGATGATGACGACGACGTTGATGATTTAGACTTTGATGCTCTAAGAATTACCAGAAATACTGGCTCTGTAGTATTAAGAGAGTTATTGCTAGAGGATGATCTTGAACTTGGGGCGGACAATAACAACTTCGTTCAAAATACTCCTGATGCAGTTATTGTTAATGGTGGAGTAGGTAATGACAGTTTGACGGGGTCTAGTGGCAATGATTTCCTGATTGCAGGTCCAGGTAATGACCAACTTACAGGGGGTCCAGGTTTTGATACCTTTATTGTGGGAGATGGAGCAGATATAGTTACTGACTTCGAGACGGTAGACGTTCTGGATTTGAGCAGCTCGTTTAATGATATTGGTCAAGTTCTGGGCACAGATGGAGCAGCGACTCAGGTAGGGCAAAATACTGTTATCGATCTGGGAAATGACAACTCAGTAACTCTACTCGGCTTTGCAGCTGAAGATTTGACTGCTGCCAACTTCGCTTTAATTTAA
- a CDS encoding aldo/keto reductase: MQTLQLPSGREIPLLGQGTWRMGEKASQKRAEINALRLGIDLGMTLIDTAEMYGEGGAEQIVAEAISGRRQEVFLVSKVYPFNASYQGIIKACDRSLSRLKTDYLDLYLLHWRGSIPLSETLKGLQHLKQVGKILDYGVSNFDTDDIEEAESLPGGKEIAANQVLYNLMRRGIEWDLLPWCKQRSIPIMAYSPVEQRAFVNDSKLKGIAVKHNATSTQIALSWLLHQDNVISIPKATNPKHVKENRSTLDIKLTEADILAIDHAFKPPSRKMSLAMR; the protein is encoded by the coding sequence ATGCAAACATTACAATTACCATCAGGAAGAGAAATACCTTTATTGGGACAGGGAACATGGCGCATGGGAGAAAAAGCCAGTCAAAAAAGAGCTGAAATCAATGCTTTACGTCTGGGAATAGATTTGGGTATGACTCTAATTGATACTGCCGAAATGTATGGTGAAGGTGGTGCGGAACAGATAGTTGCCGAAGCAATTTCAGGTCGGCGACAAGAGGTGTTTTTAGTTAGTAAGGTTTATCCGTTTAATGCCAGTTATCAGGGTATTATCAAGGCTTGCGATCGCTCTCTATCGAGACTCAAAACCGATTATCTCGATTTATACTTGCTACATTGGCGTGGCTCGATTCCCCTATCAGAAACTCTTAAAGGATTACAGCATCTCAAGCAGGTAGGCAAGATATTAGATTATGGGGTAAGCAACTTTGATACAGATGACATAGAAGAAGCCGAGTCGTTACCAGGAGGGAAAGAAATAGCTGCTAATCAGGTACTCTATAATTTGATGCGTCGCGGTATAGAGTGGGATTTACTTCCCTGGTGTAAACAACGTAGTATACCAATAATGGCTTATTCTCCCGTAGAACAAAGAGCTTTTGTTAATGATTCCAAGTTAAAAGGTATAGCAGTTAAACACAATGCTACCTCAACACAGATTGCCCTTAGTTGGCTGCTACATCAGGATAATGTTATCTCGATTCCTAAAGCTACTAATCCCAAGCACGTCAAAGAAAATCGGTCTACTCTGGATATCAAGCTAACAGAGGCAGATATTCTGGCAATCGATCACGCTTTCAAACCACCAAGCCGGAAAATGTCCCTAGCAATGAGATAA
- the serS gene encoding serine--tRNA ligase, whose translation MLDLKLIRENPERTQELINRRNGTYDIQAILELDRTSRELETNRSQLSARGNEIGKLIGKKIGGGCDPKGEEIAQLKAEGNEIKAKLNQLEPQEKELKAKIEALLLELPNLPDESTPVGTSEEDNVEIKRWGDQYIPDHKDILPHWEIGEKLGILEFKRAVKVAQSRFVNLVGAGAALERALISFMLDTQIESGYTEVMPPVLVNSDSLQGTSQLPKFAEDSFKCSNDDLWLAPTAEVPVTNLYRDEILEDTELPIHHCAYTPCFRREAGSAGRDTRGLIRLHQFNKVELVKIVTPETSDAEHQKLLENAEAILQALKLPYRVLELCTGDIGFGAAKCYDLEVWLPSARMYREISSCSNFKDFQARRANIRFKQAGQKGTQFVHTLNGSGLAVGRTMAAILENYQQPDGTIRVPEVLQLYLKREVL comes from the coding sequence GTGCTAGACCTCAAACTAATCAGAGAAAATCCTGAGCGAACCCAAGAATTAATCAATCGCCGTAACGGTACATACGATATTCAAGCAATTTTGGAATTAGATCGCACTTCCCGAGAGCTAGAAACTAACCGCAGTCAACTCAGTGCCAGAGGGAACGAAATTGGCAAACTGATTGGGAAAAAAATTGGTGGTGGTTGCGATCCTAAGGGAGAAGAGATTGCTCAATTAAAAGCTGAAGGTAATGAGATTAAAGCTAAGTTAAATCAACTTGAACCCCAAGAGAAAGAATTAAAAGCCAAAATAGAAGCTCTTTTACTAGAATTACCCAACTTACCCGATGAATCAACTCCAGTTGGCACAAGCGAAGAAGATAATGTCGAAATTAAACGTTGGGGAGATCAATACATTCCCGATCATAAGGATATTTTGCCTCATTGGGAAATTGGCGAAAAATTAGGGATTCTCGAATTTAAACGAGCTGTTAAGGTAGCTCAAAGTCGCTTTGTAAATTTAGTGGGTGCAGGAGCAGCATTAGAAAGAGCTTTGATTAGTTTTATGCTAGATACTCAAATTGAGTCTGGGTATACAGAAGTCATGCCCCCAGTACTAGTAAACAGCGATTCTTTACAAGGTACCAGTCAACTACCTAAGTTTGCTGAAGACAGTTTTAAATGTAGTAACGATGATTTGTGGCTAGCTCCCACTGCCGAAGTTCCTGTGACTAATCTCTATCGAGATGAAATTCTGGAAGATACGGAATTACCCATCCATCATTGTGCTTATACTCCTTGTTTTAGAAGGGAAGCTGGTAGTGCAGGAAGAGATACTAGAGGTTTAATTAGACTGCATCAATTTAACAAAGTAGAGTTGGTTAAAATAGTTACCCCAGAAACATCTGATGCTGAACATCAGAAATTGCTGGAAAATGCTGAAGCAATCCTTCAAGCTTTAAAGTTGCCCTACCGTGTTTTAGAATTATGTACTGGAGATATCGGTTTTGGGGCGGCTAAATGTTATGACTTAGAGGTTTGGTTGCCTTCTGCCAGAATGTATCGAGAAATCTCTAGCTGTTCCAATTTCAAAGATTTTCAAGCCCGTCGAGCTAATATTCGTTTTAAACAAGCTGGTCAAAAAGGTACCCAGTTCGTTCATACTTTAAATGGTTCGGGACTAGCAGTAGGTCGAACTATGGCAGCGATCTTAGAAAATTATCAGCAGCCCGATGGGACGATTAGAGTACCTGAGGTTTTGCAACTTTATTTAAAACGAGAAGTTTTATAG
- a CDS encoding dynamin-like GTPase family protein encodes MSFLPPQCSELSNNVNSILDLVSELNTNQQDIRVVEASLKKAIAPKFEIVFAGAFSAGKSMLINALLERELLYSAEGHATGTECYIEYADPAAERVVLTFLSESEIKQQIISLCQHLGLSTSDNVSESAVINSLTQTCAAIIEQEGGVSKSERAKKANALDLLLQGFAENRDRIDAKKNNTYSMEEFNFSNLSQAATYARRGSNSAVLTKVEYYCHHPLLEDGNVLVDMPGIDAPVKKDAELTYSKIEHPDTSAVICVLKPASAGEMTSEETELMEKMKSNMGIRDRVFYVFNRIDQTWYNGQLRQRLDNLIQTQFRGNKRVYKTSGLLGFYGSQIKSANSSERFGLNSLFAESVKGIGGEEETPQFVSEFNNYCANSGKLTRTNFRVSVNGYETPNENYTRILSEFGTPLIEQLIADSGIEEFRRAITRYLTEEKRPQLFANLAEDLKPVCTKLKQDYLKQLQELANQPHEIEAMKTQELTLLNQKLQIIGKEFSEHLENEVNSIVTNQNSEFESDFQKLKARMVSRLDELLQTFSVQDAYSLATLSHPRNATAPLIAVLVEALYYLANELEVILVAASETLVHNFCEHLGDRLKQQEYYRTLDRLLGEDTGIQSELKELETKLIHALVSEAKTECDRYVRESRRFYDEGTFSIYQFRQTLQQTSQGYDCASMVEAEPAIRQLLKLDFEPKVSTTIRQNFRQTINQTIKTHLLPMAERQAEKILQYYPQARAFLEQTLEQEAITKIALNQKLQLDLKQKIKQYNQSVNELNNCWRSLQLSEYQLPVINQQVSVINIDSNKIQLEQKDKDSSHYLNDIRQIKVDNTNPN; translated from the coding sequence ATGAGTTTTCTTCCACCTCAATGTTCCGAACTGTCTAATAACGTCAACAGTATTTTAGATTTGGTATCAGAATTAAATACAAATCAACAAGATATTCGAGTTGTCGAAGCATCGTTAAAAAAAGCGATCGCACCTAAGTTTGAGATTGTCTTTGCCGGGGCATTTAGTGCTGGAAAATCGATGTTGATTAATGCACTACTAGAACGGGAATTGCTTTATAGTGCCGAGGGACACGCTACAGGAACTGAATGTTACATTGAATATGCTGATCCAGCAGCAGAAAGAGTAGTTCTGACTTTTCTGAGTGAATCTGAAATTAAACAGCAAATTATTAGTTTATGCCAGCATTTGGGGTTATCAACATCAGATAATGTTAGCGAATCAGCAGTCATCAATTCTCTTACTCAAACTTGTGCTGCAATTATTGAACAAGAAGGTGGTGTCAGTAAATCAGAAAGAGCAAAAAAGGCTAATGCCTTAGATTTGCTGTTACAAGGATTTGCAGAGAACCGCGATCGCATTGATGCCAAGAAGAATAATACTTACTCGATGGAGGAATTTAATTTCTCTAATTTATCCCAAGCAGCAACCTATGCTAGACGGGGAAGTAATAGTGCGGTATTGACTAAAGTTGAATATTACTGCCATCATCCTCTCTTAGAAGATGGCAATGTCTTAGTTGATATGCCAGGTATTGATGCCCCGGTTAAAAAAGATGCCGAACTTACCTACAGTAAAATCGAACATCCCGATACTTCGGCGGTAATTTGTGTTCTCAAACCTGCTTCGGCTGGAGAAATGACATCCGAAGAAACCGAGTTGATGGAAAAGATGAAGTCCAATATGGGAATACGCGATCGCGTTTTTTATGTTTTTAATCGCATCGATCAAACTTGGTACAACGGACAATTAAGACAGCGTTTAGATAACCTAATTCAGACTCAGTTTAGAGGTAATAAACGAGTATATAAAACCAGTGGTTTGCTAGGATTTTACGGTAGTCAAATTAAATCTGCCAATAGCAGCGAACGTTTTGGTTTAAATTCTCTATTTGCTGAAAGCGTCAAAGGGATTGGCGGGGAAGAAGAAACACCCCAATTTGTCAGTGAATTTAATAACTACTGTGCTAACTCAGGTAAACTTACTCGCACAAATTTTAGAGTATCTGTTAATGGTTACGAAACACCAAATGAAAACTACACTCGCATCCTAAGTGAGTTCGGGACACCATTGATTGAACAATTGATTGCCGATAGTGGGATTGAAGAATTTCGTAGGGCTATTACTCGCTATCTTACAGAGGAAAAACGCCCACAGCTATTTGCCAACTTAGCTGAAGATCTCAAGCCTGTCTGTACCAAGCTCAAACAAGATTATCTCAAACAATTACAAGAGTTAGCAAATCAACCCCATGAAATTGAAGCGATGAAAACTCAGGAGTTGACACTACTCAATCAAAAGTTACAGATAATTGGCAAAGAATTTTCCGAACACTTAGAAAATGAAGTGAACTCTATTGTTACCAATCAAAATTCTGAATTTGAATCGGACTTTCAAAAGCTAAAAGCTCGGATGGTAAGTCGTCTAGATGAACTACTACAAACATTTTCCGTGCAGGATGCCTACAGTCTCGCTACGTTATCTCATCCCCGTAATGCAACTGCACCTTTAATTGCTGTTTTAGTAGAAGCTTTATATTATCTGGCTAACGAACTTGAAGTTATTTTAGTTGCCGCATCAGAAACATTAGTTCATAATTTTTGTGAGCATTTAGGCGATCGCTTAAAACAACAAGAATATTATCGGACATTAGATCGCTTACTAGGCGAAGACACTGGTATCCAATCAGAATTAAAAGAATTAGAAACTAAATTGATTCATGCCTTAGTTAGTGAAGCCAAAACAGAATGCGATCGCTATGTTAGGGAAAGCCGCCGTTTTTATGACGAAGGAACATTTTCTATCTATCAATTTCGTCAAACATTACAACAGACTTCACAGGGTTATGACTGTGCCAGTATGGTTGAAGCTGAACCTGCCATCCGTCAGTTATTAAAGTTAGATTTTGAACCAAAAGTTTCCACCACAATCCGCCAAAATTTCCGTCAAACTATTAACCAAACAATTAAGACCCATTTGTTGCCAATGGCAGAAAGGCAAGCAGAGAAAATATTACAGTATTATCCTCAAGCAAGAGCATTTTTAGAACAAACTTTAGAACAAGAAGCGATTACTAAGATTGCCTTAAATCAAAAATTACAATTGGATTTAAAGCAAAAAATCAAACAATATAATCAGTCAGTTAATGAATTAAATAATTGCTGGCGATCGCTTCAATTATCTGAATATCAACTACCAGTTATCAATCAACAGGTAAGTGTTATCAATATTGATTCAAACAAGATACAGCTCGAGCAAAAAGATAAAGATTCTAGTCATTATCTTAATGATATTCGCCAAATAAAAGTAGATAACACTAATCCAAATTAA
- a CDS encoding KGK domain-containing protein produces the protein MTNSNIDIKPNEYLANCNNRDIISFDSRDPIFVYKLFDLIKLAFNSNSNIFHTISNSITQKLKCNCDAKLWFQDGEKCEILKAGSSGWQKGKIKLKLNISLEFIPDKPEEIESPLDDIRQAEINNIE, from the coding sequence ATGACAAATTCCAATATTGATATAAAGCCAAATGAATATTTAGCTAACTGTAATAATAGAGATATTATTTCTTTTGATTCCAGAGATCCTATATTTGTTTATAAATTATTTGATCTCATAAAATTAGCATTTAACAGTAATAGTAATATATTTCACACTATTAGCAACTCAATTACTCAAAAACTAAAATGTAATTGCGATGCCAAACTATGGTTTCAAGATGGAGAAAAATGCGAGATTTTAAAAGCTGGTTCTTCAGGCTGGCAAAAAGGAAAAATAAAATTAAAGCTAAACATATCTCTAGAATTTATTCCTGATAAACCTGAAGAAATAGAATCACCCCTTGATGATATTCGCCAAGCTGAAATAAATAATATTGAGTAA
- a CDS encoding KGK domain-containing protein, producing the protein MKGVEKFINGDEVISINNKDDNILINHHTYKAQEFLDRLIQSINANKMGRWLNEGVPCKLLSPNQNWQKGKIKICLRFIPEQSESILDDIRHENQ; encoded by the coding sequence ATGAAAGGAGTAGAAAAATTTATTAATGGTGATGAAGTGATCTCAATTAATAATAAAGACGATAATATTTTGATCAATCATCATACATATAAAGCTCAAGAATTTTTGGACAGATTAATTCAAAGTATAAATGCCAACAAAATGGGAAGATGGCTTAATGAAGGAGTTCCTTGTAAGCTTCTATCTCCCAATCAAAACTGGCAAAAAGGTAAGATAAAGATTTGTTTACGTTTTATTCCCGAGCAATCAGAATCGATACTGGATGATATAAGACATGAGAATCAATAG
- a CDS encoding KGK domain-containing protein, with product MNSEIKFQHLEHEDSNTVISFSNGTTFKIIKFMEYINRSFGNLVLNNLPEQLKQGGLGTPPSHQRWNTSVDAEILEPQSREWQKGKIRMRVILEFCPDEPEEVKNDNLSQNSDSLDDIRQTISQ from the coding sequence ATGAACTCAGAAATTAAATTTCAACACTTAGAACATGAAGACTCTAATACAGTTATTTCTTTTAGCAACGGAACAACATTTAAGATAATTAAGTTTATGGAGTACATAAACAGGTCTTTTGGGAACTTGGTACTAAATAATTTACCAGAACAATTAAAACAAGGAGGTTTAGGAACTCCCCCTTCTCATCAAAGGTGGAATACAAGCGTTGATGCTGAGATTTTAGAACCTCAATCTAGAGAGTGGCAAAAAGGGAAGATTAGAATGAGAGTGATCTTGGAATTTTGTCCTGATGAGCCAGAAGAAGTTAAAAATGATAATTTGTCTCAAAATAGTGATTCTTTAGATGATATTCGCCAAACTATTTCTCAATAA
- a CDS encoding HNH endonuclease, translating into MSKTPRTNLPQSVKKYVLQRDNYQCQSCGKKNAETQLHIDHIISLANGGSNDISNLQVLCSRCNQKKKHHFDSRFQRHFD; encoded by the coding sequence ATGTCCAAAACGCCAAGAACTAATTTACCTCAGTCTGTTAAAAAGTATGTGTTGCAGCGAGACAATTATCAATGTCAAAGCTGCGGAAAAAAGAATGCGGAAACACAACTACATATAGATCATATTATTTCACTGGCTAATGGTGGCAGTAATGATATTAGTAACTTGCAAGTCTTATGTAGCCGATGTAATCAAAAGAAGAAACATCATTTTGATTCTCGTTTTCAACGTCATTTTGATTAA
- a CDS encoding chorismate lyase, producing the protein MTATQPYNIHSTIKSWHRLKPIWQGDQEIVQQGLPHDQLAPTWQMLLLGDGSPTHHLQLLTGERTEVDVIDMSLIGECDDDAPNEIKVISEPRLRRQVWLRTESGKRLAYAASWWNASNIDDYLQNRSQPIWRSLSTLHTELYRDVRGVYCGYSSDLEAAFKEKEPFWGRHYLFWHDRQPLTLIYEVFSPYLQKYLGKMSKNA; encoded by the coding sequence GTGACTGCAACCCAACCATACAATATCCATAGCACTATTAAAAGCTGGCATCGTCTCAAGCCAATTTGGCAGGGAGACCAAGAAATTGTTCAGCAAGGACTACCCCACGATCAGCTAGCCCCAACATGGCAAATGCTCTTATTAGGCGATGGCTCTCCCACTCATCATTTACAGTTACTTACTGGGGAACGAACTGAAGTAGATGTTATCGATATGTCTTTAATTGGTGAATGCGACGATGACGCACCAAATGAAATTAAAGTCATCTCCGAACCCAGATTAAGAAGACAAGTATGGTTACGCACTGAATCGGGTAAAAGATTAGCTTATGCTGCTTCCTGGTGGAATGCCAGCAATATTGATGATTATTTGCAGAATCGTTCTCAACCTATATGGCGCAGCCTTTCGACACTACATACCGAGTTATATCGGGATGTTCGTGGAGTTTATTGTGGATATTCTTCGGACTTAGAAGCCGCATTTAAGGAAAAAGAACCATTTTGGGGTCGTCACTACTTGTTTTGGCATGATCGTCAACCTCTAACTTTGATCTATGAGGTATTTTCTCCTTACCTACAAAAATACCTCGGAAAAATGAGCAAAAATGCTTAA
- a CDS encoding TldD/PmbA family protein yields MSDLFAEHKNRLSELISTYGDRVDFLTIRLEQVEETNILLRTSKIETLSESIALGGQVRACHRGGWGFAAFNDLSTLVARIEEAIAAAKMVGESETILANVEAVHDICQIPLSGSNPREISLRNKKALCDRYNELLRSYNKCLTSTTVSYSDSSQKIIIATSEGSLIEQSWSDMEMRFAAIARKGDTVQTGRETVGSRQAYEDLCNLDHQVIGAAQRAVDALSLPKIKGNIYTVVIDPILTGLFVHEAFGHLSEADMAYENPDLLEIMSIGKRFGSEELQIFDGAAPITSEQNYIHRGSYFYDDEGTPSTTTQLIKDGILVGRLHSRETAGTLGEQPTGNARCLNYNYSPIVRMTNTWIARGHTPVTELFQGISEGVYARNWLGGMTNGEMFTFSAGEAWMIRNGEIAEPVKDVTLSGNVFKTLANIEAIGNDFYWDESGGCGKGGQSGLAVGCGGPSLRIQNVTIGGDSN; encoded by the coding sequence ATGTCTGATCTTTTTGCCGAACACAAAAATCGACTATCTGAATTAATTTCTACTTACGGCGATCGCGTTGACTTTTTGACTATTCGTCTAGAACAAGTAGAGGAAACAAATATTTTATTGCGAACCAGTAAAATAGAAACTCTTAGTGAAAGCATCGCTTTAGGTGGGCAAGTTCGAGCTTGTCATCGTGGAGGTTGGGGATTTGCGGCTTTTAATGATCTATCAACATTGGTAGCCAGAATAGAAGAGGCGATCGCTGCTGCCAAAATGGTGGGGGAATCAGAAACTATCCTCGCGAACGTCGAAGCTGTACATGACATATGTCAAATTCCCCTTTCAGGAAGTAATCCCAGAGAAATATCTCTAAGAAATAAAAAAGCACTATGCGATCGCTATAATGAGCTGCTACGTAGCTATAACAAGTGTCTTACTTCTACCACAGTTAGTTATAGTGATAGTTCTCAAAAAATAATTATCGCTACTTCCGAAGGCAGCTTGATTGAGCAATCTTGGTCAGATATGGAAATGCGCTTTGCGGCGATCGCCAGGAAAGGAGATACAGTACAAACAGGGCGAGAAACCGTTGGTTCACGTCAGGCTTATGAAGACTTATGTAACTTAGATCATCAAGTCATCGGTGCAGCCCAAAGAGCAGTAGACGCCCTATCATTACCCAAAATCAAAGGAAATATCTATACTGTAGTCATCGACCCCATATTGACAGGCTTATTTGTTCATGAAGCCTTTGGACATCTCTCAGAAGCAGATATGGCTTATGAAAATCCTGACTTGTTAGAAATAATGAGTATAGGCAAACGTTTTGGTTCGGAAGAATTGCAAATATTTGATGGTGCTGCACCAATAACATCCGAGCAAAATTATATCCACCGAGGTAGCTATTTCTATGATGATGAAGGTACGCCCTCAACTACTACGCAATTAATTAAAGATGGAATTTTGGTGGGCAGGTTACACTCCCGTGAAACAGCTGGCACACTGGGAGAACAGCCTACAGGTAATGCCCGTTGTCTTAACTACAATTATTCACCCATAGTCCGGATGACTAATACCTGGATTGCTAGAGGTCATACGCCAGTAACGGAGCTTTTTCAAGGTATCTCAGAAGGAGTATATGCTCGTAATTGGTTAGGAGGAATGACTAATGGCGAAATGTTTACCTTTAGTGCGGGGGAAGCCTGGATGATTCGGAATGGGGAAATTGCCGAACCGGTAAAAGATGTTACTCTCTCCGGTAATGTATTCAAAACTTTAGCCAATATTGAAGCGATCGGCAATGATTTTTATTGGGATGAGTCAGGCGGTTGTGGCAAAGGAGGACAATCTGGACTAGCCGTTGGTTGTGGTGGTCCAAGTTTAAGAATCCAAAATGTCACGATTGGCGGCGATTCTAATTAA
- a CDS encoding response regulator transcription factor: MVDNIFASKSYLCKSLNVLIVEPNRQQGRLLSELIKTKRPHLKVLLLEDSEQVFSLMYGQMTIDILFFDIEEESNPDNLALIKAISPQTSLIHWSDYQHPEVIELLYSLGVNSFCTKESNAEIILEATDLASNYPQSLYLDQKLHQCLPLLQN; this comes from the coding sequence ATGGTAGACAATATTTTTGCTTCTAAATCCTATCTATGTAAATCTTTAAATGTATTAATCGTCGAACCTAACAGACAGCAGGGAAGACTGTTAAGCGAACTCATTAAAACTAAAAGACCTCATCTTAAAGTTCTTTTATTAGAAGACTCAGAGCAAGTATTTTCTCTAATGTATGGACAAATGACCATCGATATTTTGTTCTTTGATATCGAAGAAGAGTCCAATCCTGATAACTTAGCTTTGATCAAAGCAATCTCACCTCAAACAAGTTTAATTCATTGGAGTGATTATCAACATCCAGAAGTAATTGAACTACTATATTCTCTTGGAGTTAATTCTTTTTGTACTAAGGAAAGTAATGCCGAAATTATTTTAGAAGCTACTGATTTAGCCAGTAACTATCCTCAATCCCTATATTTAGATCAAAAGCTGCATCAGTGCTTACCTTTACTACAAAATTAA